From Geobacter sp., one genomic window encodes:
- a CDS encoding cytochrome c codes for MKPIAVMLIIACCAASAGAAEKGLVIDGSKRSITLPAPTVTLKKGKGMELTRSYCAICHSLDYITTQQKFPKARWQAEVAKMVKVYGAPINEENARIIVDYITTAYGKGDRS; via the coding sequence ATGAAACCGATTGCGGTCATGCTGATCATCGCCTGTTGTGCGGCATCTGCCGGCGCAGCGGAGAAGGGGCTGGTCATCGACGGTTCCAAGCGGAGCATCACGCTGCCGGCTCCGACGGTGACCCTGAAGAAAGGGAAGGGGATGGAGCTCACCCGGAGCTACTGTGCCATCTGCCACAGCCTCGATTACATCACCACCCAGCAGAAATTCCCGAAGGCCAGATGGCAGGCCGAGGTCGCCAAGATGGTCAAGGTCTATGGCGCGCCGATCAACGAAGAGAACGCCAGGATCATCGTCGACTACATCACCACTGCCTACGGAAAAGGAGATCGATCATGA
- a CDS encoding molybdopterin-dependent oxidoreductase: MKFQDLTRRDFLKTVGITTALAATGTIPPVLYAGERRLVGYPEKADLLLLTSRPPQLETPLRYFKELITPNEAMFVRWHLANIPTSVDLATWRLKVHGAVEKELSLSLDDLKKFEKVGYTAVMQCAGNGRSFFEPPVFGGQWLNGSMGNAVWGGVRLRDLLHAAGLRPGAVDVVFAGLDKPPIPSVPPFAKALPLDKMLEDDIIVAYEMNGQELPMLNGFPVRLVVPGWYASYWVKSLSDIEVLSQPFEGFWKKSAYRIPDTPCGCVEPGATPAKTIPINRMTTRSLLIDPEDGTRLKAGQSVELMGLAFSGGYSVKEVLVSVDAGETWRPARLGKDLGRYSWIQWHYPWQPQMPGSHAVMVRAINSIGESQPLQSLWNPSGYLWNKIEQHHFVVV, translated from the coding sequence ATGAAGTTCCAGGACCTTACCCGCAGGGATTTTCTGAAGACCGTCGGCATCACGACCGCCCTGGCAGCCACGGGGACCATTCCGCCGGTCCTGTACGCCGGGGAGCGAAGGCTGGTCGGTTACCCGGAGAAGGCCGACCTGCTCCTGCTCACGTCGCGTCCGCCGCAACTCGAAACCCCCCTTAGATATTTCAAGGAGCTGATTACCCCCAACGAGGCGATGTTCGTGCGCTGGCACCTCGCCAACATCCCCACCTCGGTCGATCTTGCTACCTGGCGCCTGAAGGTGCACGGGGCTGTCGAAAAGGAGCTCTCGCTCTCCCTCGATGACCTGAAAAAATTCGAAAAGGTCGGGTACACCGCGGTCATGCAGTGCGCCGGCAACGGCAGGAGTTTTTTCGAGCCGCCGGTATTCGGTGGCCAGTGGCTGAACGGCTCCATGGGGAATGCCGTCTGGGGCGGGGTGCGGCTCAGGGATCTCCTCCATGCCGCCGGACTCAGGCCGGGCGCGGTCGACGTGGTTTTTGCCGGGCTCGACAAGCCGCCGATCCCGTCGGTGCCACCCTTTGCCAAGGCCCTGCCGCTCGACAAGATGCTGGAGGACGACATCATCGTCGCCTACGAGATGAACGGCCAGGAGCTGCCGATGCTGAACGGTTTCCCGGTCCGGCTGGTCGTGCCGGGGTGGTATGCATCCTACTGGGTCAAGTCCCTCTCGGACATCGAGGTTCTGTCCCAGCCGTTTGAAGGCTTCTGGAAGAAGTCCGCCTACCGCATTCCCGACACCCCCTGCGGCTGCGTCGAGCCGGGCGCGACACCCGCGAAAACCATCCCCATCAACCGCATGACGACCCGCTCCCTGCTGATCGATCCTGAGGACGGCACCCGCCTGAAGGCGGGGCAGTCGGTCGAACTGATGGGGCTGGCCTTTTCCGGGGGGTACAGCGTCAAAGAGGTGCTCGTGTCGGTGGATGCCGGCGAGACCTGGCGCCCGGCCCGGCTCGGCAAAGACCTCGGCCGTTACTCCTGGATCCAGTGGCATTACCCCTGGCAGCCGCAGATGCCGGGGAGCCATGCGGTCATGGTCCGGGCGATCAACAGCATCGGCGAGTCGCAACCGCTGCAGAGCCTCTGGAATCCCAGCGGGTACCTCTGGAACAAGATCGAACAGCACCACTTCGTGGTCGTGTAG
- a CDS encoding porin, whose product MKRTTSVMLGTLLVGTALWCGPAFAGPQMTFGPNDEGMLQLDYKGQFQMAVRDNGSGADQNGETMSFNFRRNRLALMGAYGDMFTLYVQTEYVDSQNLSLPFQVSENRANKEFTILDAALRFNFHDSFKVTAGKFKYNFTRENLDACETPLTLDRSLFIRANESTRDTGVAVWGNFLDGMFQYRADVMEGRTATDASAPQPQSSYRYGVRGHISLLDPEKDYGYKGTYLGKKKVLTIGGAYQYEPRVAYSDTVAKTGEKNYHGYTADIFFEYPVEAIGTVTASMAYEDADFGDAYKGANPDPVAFGLNGQKNGWYAKAGYMLPNLPLQFFGRYEKWSFANLQLNGVDAFNQKIDWYGMGANYYFRDQNLKLTFEYSKTDFAVENSESKDFNMFVTALQVIF is encoded by the coding sequence ATGAAACGTACGACCTCCGTCATGCTCGGCACCCTGCTCGTCGGCACGGCTCTCTGGTGCGGCCCGGCCTTTGCCGGCCCCCAGATGACGTTCGGCCCCAACGATGAGGGGATGCTCCAGCTCGACTACAAGGGACAGTTCCAGATGGCAGTCCGTGACAACGGCTCGGGAGCCGACCAGAACGGCGAGACCATGTCGTTCAACTTCCGCCGCAACCGCCTGGCCCTGATGGGCGCCTACGGCGACATGTTCACCCTCTACGTCCAGACCGAGTACGTCGATTCCCAGAATCTCTCCCTCCCCTTCCAGGTGAGCGAGAACAGGGCAAACAAGGAATTCACCATCCTGGATGCGGCGCTCCGTTTCAATTTCCACGACTCCTTCAAGGTGACGGCCGGCAAGTTCAAGTACAACTTCACCCGTGAAAACCTGGATGCCTGCGAAACCCCGCTCACCCTGGACCGCTCGCTGTTCATCCGCGCCAACGAGAGCACCAGGGACACCGGCGTGGCCGTATGGGGCAACTTCCTCGACGGCATGTTCCAGTACCGGGCAGACGTGATGGAAGGGCGCACCGCAACCGACGCTTCAGCTCCGCAGCCCCAGTCCAGCTACCGCTACGGCGTGCGCGGCCACATCTCCCTGCTCGACCCGGAAAAGGACTACGGCTACAAAGGGACCTACCTGGGCAAGAAAAAGGTCCTGACCATCGGCGGCGCCTATCAGTATGAGCCGCGAGTCGCCTATTCGGACACCGTGGCCAAGACCGGCGAAAAGAACTACCATGGCTACACCGCCGATATCTTCTTCGAGTACCCGGTTGAAGCGATCGGTACGGTCACGGCCTCCATGGCCTATGAGGATGCGGACTTCGGCGACGCCTACAAGGGAGCCAACCCCGATCCGGTCGCCTTCGGCCTCAACGGCCAGAAGAACGGCTGGTACGCGAAGGCCGGCTATATGCTCCCCAACCTGCCGCTGCAGTTCTTCGGCCGCTATGAGAAGTGGTCCTTTGCCAATCTGCAGCTGAACGGCGTCGATGCCTTCAACCAGAAGATCGACTGGTACGGCATGGGCGCCAACTACTACTTCCGCGACCAGAACCTGAAGCTCACCTTCGAATACTCCAAGACCGATTTCGCTGTCGAAAACAGCGAGAGCAAGGACTTCAACATGTTCGTAACGGCACTGCAGGTGATTTTCTAG
- the recD gene encoding exodeoxyribonuclease V subunit alpha, translated as MADNGVREAISLELGSLDRAFAGFVCRLAGGGSRSLWLAAALVSRATADGSVCLDLQAVAGEAAEAAARQAAIPDSLPDNSRPGPEAQGTGQLAFDWNVAKKGEPWQDAGEWGEELRRFAVVGTPGETAPLVLDRSNRLYLHRYWRYEKELADRLQERALTVHPDFDPAGLCRGLDLLFPPQRPDTGPDWQRVAAWMAVTRSLAVIAGGPGTGKTTTVVKVLALLSELSGDRPLRIALAAPTGKAAGRLKEAVSQARERLPLAAETAARIPAEASTIHRLLGAVPGSVSFRHHGGNPLPFEVVVVDEASMVDLPLMARLLDALAPECRLILLGDRDQLASVEAGAVLGDICHPAFLERFSPEAAASAASAGITLPVTVAAAPPLCDAVVTLKTSHRFAAASGIAALSRLVNEGEGEAALELMRAGGHGDIGWRDLPPPAGLAALLKERLAEGYCDYLAAVDPAACLERLSAFRLLSPFRQGPYGVAALNTLAERALGLAGRHVAGSPWYGHRPLLVTRNDHQLRLFNGDIGVIATGPAGEGVAAWFPAPDGGVRHLSPLRLPPHETVFAMTVHKSQGSEFDTLLLLLPPGAPELLTRELVYTAITRAKRRVEIWGDPAAFIAAVSRRVSRSSGLRERLWGEGG; from the coding sequence ATGGCGGATAACGGGGTGCGGGAGGCCATCTCCCTTGAACTCGGCTCGCTCGACCGGGCCTTTGCCGGATTCGTCTGCCGGCTGGCAGGGGGGGGCTCCCGCTCGCTCTGGCTGGCCGCGGCCCTGGTAAGCAGGGCCACCGCCGACGGCAGCGTCTGCCTGGACCTGCAGGCTGTAGCCGGCGAGGCGGCAGAGGCTGCGGCGCGGCAGGCAGCCATCCCCGACAGTCTCCCCGACAACAGCAGACCCGGTCCCGAGGCTCAGGGAACGGGACAGCTGGCCTTTGACTGGAACGTTGCGAAGAAGGGGGAGCCGTGGCAGGATGCCGGGGAGTGGGGGGAGGAACTGCGGCGTTTCGCCGTGGTCGGGACGCCCGGAGAGACGGCACCGCTGGTGCTGGACCGGAGCAACCGGCTCTATCTCCACCGCTACTGGCGCTACGAAAAGGAACTGGCGGACCGGTTGCAGGAACGGGCCTTGACCGTGCATCCCGATTTCGACCCGGCAGGGCTCTGCCGCGGGCTCGATCTGCTCTTCCCGCCGCAACGGCCGGATACCGGCCCTGACTGGCAGCGTGTCGCCGCCTGGATGGCCGTCACCCGCTCCCTCGCGGTCATTGCCGGCGGACCGGGGACCGGCAAGACCACCACGGTGGTGAAGGTGCTGGCGCTCCTTTCGGAGCTCTCCGGCGACCGGCCGCTTCGGATCGCCCTGGCCGCCCCCACCGGCAAGGCGGCCGGCCGGCTCAAGGAGGCGGTCTCCCAGGCCCGGGAGCGGCTTCCCCTGGCAGCGGAGACCGCGGCGCGCATCCCTGCCGAGGCATCGACCATCCATCGCCTGCTCGGCGCCGTTCCCGGATCGGTCTCCTTCCGCCACCATGGCGGCAACCCGCTTCCCTTCGAGGTGGTGGTGGTGGACGAGGCCTCCATGGTCGACCTGCCGCTGATGGCCAGGCTGCTGGACGCCCTGGCGCCGGAGTGCCGGCTGATCCTGCTCGGCGACCGGGACCAGCTCGCCTCGGTGGAGGCGGGCGCGGTGCTCGGCGATATCTGCCATCCCGCTTTCCTGGAACGATTCTCTCCAGAGGCTGCCGCATCCGCCGCATCGGCTGGAATAACCCTGCCCGTAACGGTTGCGGCTGCGCCACCCCTGTGCGATGCGGTGGTGACGCTCAAGACCAGCCACCGCTTTGCCGCTGCCAGCGGGATCGCTGCCCTGAGCCGGCTGGTGAACGAAGGGGAGGGCGAGGCAGCGCTTGAGCTCATGCGTGCGGGTGGGCATGGCGACATCGGCTGGCGCGACCTGCCGCCTCCGGCCGGGCTGGCTGCACTCCTCAAGGAGCGGCTTGCAGAGGGCTATTGCGACTACCTGGCCGCCGTTGACCCGGCTGCCTGTCTGGAGCGGCTCTCCGCCTTCCGGCTCCTCTCCCCCTTCCGCCAGGGACCGTATGGTGTTGCAGCGCTGAACACGCTTGCCGAGCGAGCCCTGGGGCTTGCCGGCCGCCATGTTGCCGGGTCCCCCTGGTACGGCCACCGACCGCTCCTGGTGACCCGCAACGACCACCAGCTGCGCCTCTTCAACGGCGACATCGGCGTGATCGCCACCGGACCGGCCGGGGAGGGCGTGGCAGCCTGGTTTCCCGCTCCCGACGGCGGGGTGCGGCATCTCTCGCCGCTGCGGCTTCCGCCGCACGAGACGGTCTTTGCCATGACCGTCCACAAGAGCCAGGGGAGCGAGTTCGACACCCTGCTCCTGCTCCTCCCCCCCGGCGCTCCGGAGCTTCTCACCCGCGAGCTGGTCTACACCGCCATCACCCGCGCCAAGAGGAGGGTGGAGATCTGGGGCGATCCGGCAGCCTTCATCGCCGCGGTCTCCCGCCGGGTCAGCCGCAGCTCCGGCCTGCGCGAACGGCTTTGGGGCGAGGGAGGGTAA
- a CDS encoding chemotaxis protein CheX — MALNQAVIESLGFTEDELTSRMTSNIQEVFSTMVGMDDLQHLPRQDHPPISFENCVTAMVGLAGTYNGLVCLHAPLNLAMVFTSGMLGMEVKEFDDDVRDAIGEIANMAAGSLKQHLSCGGADIRLSTPSVVSGKEYSVAAGNPADSFTLHFAAEGESFMVSATLEKQGHAACGAAVG; from the coding sequence ATGGCTCTCAACCAGGCTGTTATCGAATCGCTGGGATTTACCGAAGACGAACTGACCAGCCGCATGACCAGCAACATCCAGGAGGTGTTCAGCACCATGGTGGGGATGGACGACCTGCAGCACCTGCCGCGGCAGGATCATCCGCCAATCAGTTTCGAAAATTGCGTCACTGCCATGGTCGGCCTGGCAGGCACCTATAATGGCCTGGTCTGCCTGCATGCCCCCCTGAACCTGGCAATGGTCTTTACCTCAGGCATGCTGGGGATGGAAGTGAAGGAATTCGACGACGATGTGCGCGATGCAATCGGTGAGATCGCCAACATGGCTGCCGGGTCCTTGAAGCAGCATCTCTCCTGTGGCGGAGCCGACATCCGACTCTCCACCCCTTCGGTGGTGTCCGGCAAGGAATACTCCGTTGCTGCGGGGAATCCCGCGGATTCGTTCACGCTTCATTTTGCCGCCGAAGGAGAATCGTTTATGGTCAGTGCCACGCTGGAGAAGCAGGGGCATGCTGCCTGTGGGGCAGCGGTCGGGTAA